The proteins below are encoded in one region of Enhydrobacter sp.:
- a CDS encoding alpha/beta hydrolase → METLSVRTDTLEIACEAHGSGNGPPVILLHGFPYDPRCFDEVAPPLAADGCRVLVPYLRGYGATRFLSDSTLRSGEQAVLGNDLLQLMDALGIGRALLAGYDWGGRAACIVAALWPERVRGLVSCTGYNIQDIAASARPASAAQEHRLWYQYYFHTERGRAGLTRNRRDIGKLLWKLWSPHWRFDDAAFEKSAVSFDNPDFVDVVIHSYRHRYGYVPGDPAVVGIEATLAAQPVIGVPTINLHGDADGVGPAAPVDPHARKFTGPYERRLIARVGHNVPQEAPAETVAAIRDLMRAT, encoded by the coding sequence ATGGAAACGCTGTCCGTCCGCACCGATACCCTCGAGATCGCCTGCGAGGCGCATGGTTCGGGAAACGGACCTCCGGTCATCCTCCTGCACGGCTTCCCCTACGACCCGCGTTGCTTCGACGAGGTGGCGCCGCCGCTGGCCGCCGACGGATGCCGGGTCCTGGTGCCCTATCTGCGCGGTTACGGTGCGACGCGGTTCCTGTCGGACAGCACGCTGCGCTCGGGCGAGCAGGCGGTGCTGGGCAACGACCTTCTGCAGCTCATGGATGCCCTCGGGATCGGGCGCGCGCTGCTCGCCGGCTACGACTGGGGCGGGCGCGCGGCCTGCATCGTCGCCGCCTTATGGCCCGAGCGCGTGCGCGGCCTCGTGAGCTGCACCGGCTACAACATCCAGGACATAGCGGCGTCCGCCAGGCCGGCGTCAGCCGCGCAGGAGCACCGCCTCTGGTACCAGTACTACTTCCACACCGAGCGCGGCCGGGCCGGCCTCACCCGCAACCGGCGCGACATCGGCAAGCTCCTGTGGAAGCTCTGGTCGCCGCACTGGCGGTTCGACGATGCCGCCTTCGAGAAGAGCGCCGTCTCGTTCGACAATCCCGATTTTGTCGATGTGGTGATCCACTCCTATCGCCATCGCTACGGTTATGTGCCGGGCGATCCCGCCGTTGTCGGCATCGAGGCGACGCTCGCGGCGCAACCCGTGATCGGGGTGCCGACCATCAACCTGCACGGCGATGCCGACGGCGTCGGACCGGCCGCGCCAGTCGATCCTCATGCCAGGAAGTTCACCGGACCTTACGAGCGCCGCCTGATCGCGCGCGTCGGGCACAACGTGCCCCAGGAAGCGCCAGCCGAGACGGTAGCGGCAATCCGCGACCTGATGAGGGCGACATAG
- a CDS encoding M20 family metallopeptidase — translation MAQARKNEPKIDAEEVLNGIVEWVSIESPSHDARSVNKVVDHVEGQFRDLGLRVERTAGINGFGDILECRTPREWSQGEGKGILVLAHLDTVHPLGTIDKELRIRREGDSVFGPGIYDMKAGGYIAYYALRHLVRQGKKTRLPVTFLFIPEEEVGSPTSRARIEAAALGHKYALVMEPGRDGDRVVTSRKGVGRFVMTVKGRAAHAGVRHEDGRSAILEMARQIVRIEGKTDYARGITCNVGLVSGGTGVNVVSAACTAEIDLRVPTPELAEEMTHWFLNLEPIGKDVEVTVEGGMNRPPYRKDAGIAALFEKAQAIYREIGKELRDVPLTGGGSDGNFTAALGIPTLDGLGADGKGAHAAYEQIYYSSLVPRTYLCTRLLETLD, via the coding sequence ATGGCCCAAGCGCGCAAGAACGAACCGAAGATCGATGCCGAGGAAGTGCTGAACGGCATCGTCGAATGGGTGTCGATCGAGAGCCCGAGCCACGACGCCAGGTCGGTCAACAAGGTGGTCGATCATGTCGAGGGCCAGTTCCGCGATCTCGGGCTCAGGGTCGAGCGCACCGCAGGAATCAACGGCTTCGGCGACATCCTGGAATGCCGCACGCCCCGCGAATGGAGCCAGGGCGAGGGCAAGGGCATCCTGGTGCTGGCCCATCTCGATACGGTGCACCCCCTTGGCACGATCGACAAGGAGCTCAGGATCCGCCGCGAGGGCGACAGCGTCTTCGGGCCCGGCATCTACGACATGAAGGCCGGCGGCTATATCGCCTACTACGCGCTGCGCCATCTGGTCCGGCAGGGCAAGAAGACGAGGCTGCCCGTCACCTTCCTGTTCATTCCAGAGGAGGAAGTCGGCAGCCCGACCTCGCGGGCGCGCATCGAGGCGGCGGCGCTGGGCCACAAGTATGCGCTGGTGATGGAGCCCGGCCGCGACGGCGACCGCGTGGTGACGTCGCGCAAGGGCGTCGGCCGCTTCGTGATGACGGTGAAGGGCCGCGCCGCCCATGCCGGCGTCAGGCACGAGGACGGGCGCAGCGCCATCCTCGAGATGGCGCGGCAGATCGTGCGCATCGAGGGCAAGACCGACTATGCCCGCGGCATCACCTGCAATGTCGGGCTGGTGAGCGGCGGGACCGGGGTCAACGTCGTGTCGGCCGCGTGCACGGCCGAGATCGACCTGCGCGTGCCGACGCCCGAGCTGGCCGAGGAGATGACGCACTGGTTCCTGAACCTCGAGCCGATCGGCAAGGATGTCGAGGTGACGGTCGAGGGCGGGATGAACCGGCCGCCCTACCGCAAGGACGCCGGCATCGCGGCGCTGTTCGAGAAGGCGCAGGCGATCTATCGCGAAATCGGCAAGGAGCTCCGGGACGTGCCGCTGACCGGCGGCGGCAGCGACGGCAACTTCACCGCCGCGCTCGGCATCCCGACGCTCGACGGGCTCGGCGCCGACGGCAAGGGGGCGCATGCGGCCTACGAGCAGATCTACTACTCCTCGCTGGTGCCGCGCACCTACCTCTGCACCCGCCTGCTGGAGACGCTCGACTAG
- a CDS encoding SDR family NAD(P)-dependent oxidoreductase encodes MTNMLKDKVVLITGAGGGIGREMALLAAREGARVVVNDLGGAVDGEGVGSATPAQKVCEEIAAAGGKAVPNADSVTDPAGAERMVKAAVENFGKIDGVINNAGILRDRIFHRMSHMDWKMVIDVHLNGAFNVSRAAANYFKEQKSGAFVHFTSTSGLVGNFGQANYSAAKMGIIGLSRSIALDMAAFNVRSNCISPFAWTRMIGTIPADTEAQKVRLERSKRMTPAKIAPMAVFLLSDAADGITSQIFGVRMNEIMLFNANRPVRSVHNSEGWTLEAIAEHAVPSMKPYFTDLKRSPEYFTWDPI; translated from the coding sequence ATGACCAACATGCTGAAGGACAAGGTCGTGCTGATCACGGGCGCGGGCGGCGGCATCGGCCGCGAGATGGCACTGCTGGCGGCCAGGGAAGGCGCCCGGGTGGTGGTGAACGATCTCGGCGGCGCGGTCGACGGCGAAGGCGTGGGCAGTGCGACGCCCGCGCAAAAGGTCTGTGAGGAGATCGCGGCGGCCGGCGGCAAGGCCGTGCCCAACGCCGACAGCGTCACCGATCCTGCGGGCGCGGAGCGCATGGTTAAGGCCGCAGTCGAGAATTTCGGCAAGATCGACGGCGTCATCAACAATGCCGGCATCTTGCGCGACCGCATCTTCCACCGCATGAGCCACATGGATTGGAAGATGGTGATCGACGTGCACCTCAACGGCGCCTTCAACGTGAGCCGCGCCGCCGCCAACTACTTCAAGGAGCAGAAGTCGGGCGCGTTCGTGCACTTCACCTCGACCTCGGGTCTCGTCGGCAATTTCGGCCAGGCGAACTATTCGGCGGCCAAGATGGGCATCATCGGCCTGTCACGCTCGATCGCCCTCGACATGGCGGCCTTCAACGTGCGCTCGAACTGCATCTCGCCGTTCGCCTGGACGCGCATGATCGGCACTATCCCGGCCGACACCGAGGCGCAGAAGGTGCGGCTGGAGCGCTCCAAGCGGATGACGCCGGCCAAGATCGCGCCGATGGCCGTGTTCCTGCTTTCCGATGCGGCCGACGGCATCACCTCGCAGATCTTCGGCGTGCGCATGAACGAGATCATGCTGTTCAACGCCAACCGGCCGGTGCGTTCGGTGCACAACTCCGAGGGCTGGACGCTCGAAGCCATTGCCGAGCATGCGGTGCCGTCGATGAAGCCCTACTTCACCGACCTCAAGCGCTCGCCCGAATACTTCACCTGGGATCCGATTTGA
- a CDS encoding transglutaminase family protein produces the protein MDFDALKTPRDDTVRDGAAFDAYLRPGDLVDSGHPEIVAEARRVAGSGSAREKALRLYYAVRDGLRYDPYNTPMRREAYRASTTLASGHGYCVNKAGLMAALCRASGIAARVGYADVRNHMTTRRLAELMGSDVFYYHGYTDVWLDGRWVKATPAFNRELTERFGLKPLDWDGVSDSIYHPFDLSGRRHMEYLAYRGVFADIPFDEIRAAFRHYYPRMTRLQEEMPAGGTLGGDFGAEGAAEAARD, from the coding sequence ATGGATTTCGACGCTCTGAAGACGCCGCGCGACGACACGGTGCGCGACGGCGCCGCTTTCGATGCCTATCTCCGGCCCGGCGATCTGGTCGATTCGGGCCATCCGGAAATCGTCGCCGAGGCTCGGCGCGTGGCGGGTTCGGGCAGCGCCCGCGAGAAGGCCCTACGCCTCTATTACGCCGTGCGCGACGGGCTGCGCTACGATCCCTACAACACGCCGATGAGGCGGGAGGCCTATCGCGCCAGCACGACCCTGGCGTCGGGCCACGGCTATTGCGTGAACAAGGCCGGATTGATGGCGGCGCTCTGCCGCGCCTCGGGCATTGCCGCCCGCGTGGGCTATGCCGACGTCCGCAACCACATGACCACCAGGCGGCTGGCCGAGCTGATGGGCAGCGACGTCTTCTATTACCACGGCTATACCGACGTCTGGCTCGACGGGCGCTGGGTGAAGGCGACCCCCGCCTTCAACAGGGAGCTGACCGAGCGGTTCGGCCTCAAGCCGCTCGACTGGGACGGGGTCTCCGACTCGATCTATCACCCGTTCGATCTCAGCGGCCGGCGGCACATGGAATATCTCGCCTATCGCGGCGTGTTCGCCGACATTCCGTTCGACGAGATCCGCGCCGCTTTCCGTCACTACTATCCGCGCATGACACGGCTGCAGGAAGAAATGCCGGCGGGCGGGACGCTCGGCGGCGACTTCGGCGCGGAAGGCGCCGCCGAGGCTGCCCGCGACTGA
- a CDS encoding MDR family MFS transporter, which yields MSKESVLPEAASAGIAGRRSLILAACMMATFMAAVESTIVATAMPTIVADLGDFHLFSWVFAAYLLSQAVSIPIYGRLADLFGRKRVFFAGASLFLAGSTLCGFAQGMLSLIVFRTLQGLGAGAVQPVAYTIIGDIYTPTERARVQGFLSSVFGISAVIGPSLGAFLVEHVSWSAVFWVNLPIGALAMTMLAVFFREHLQAKAPRIDYFASLLLMLGAGALMMALIQGGSLRPWMLAVCIVVGVASLTVLVRHERHVEAPMLPIRFWTNRVIALGNFGSFAIGIVMMSVSAFLPTYVQGVMGRSAAVTGVVLGAMSISWAVASTASGRVMIRTSYRVSAMFGGGMLVLGSIVLMAMSPASGPVWAGAGALLIGLGMGSCNTTYLVSVQAAAALRERGAATASNMFMRIVGQSTGAALFGALVNIGLLHYAPQAGEVAAQLMQPALRQTLAAGDVALLTQAMAAALRNVYVVGAVVGLVVLGLGASLPPALGPTTERS from the coding sequence ATGTCGAAAGAGAGCGTCCTGCCGGAAGCCGCGTCGGCCGGAATCGCGGGACGCCGCAGCCTGATCCTGGCGGCCTGCATGATGGCGACCTTCATGGCGGCCGTGGAAAGCACCATCGTCGCCACCGCCATGCCCACCATCGTGGCCGATCTCGGCGACTTCCATCTCTTCAGTTGGGTCTTCGCCGCCTATCTGCTGTCGCAGGCGGTCAGCATCCCGATCTACGGCCGGTTGGCCGACCTGTTCGGCCGCAAGCGGGTGTTCTTCGCCGGCGCGAGCCTGTTCCTCGCGGGCTCGACGCTCTGCGGCTTCGCCCAGGGCATGCTGTCGCTCATCGTCTTCCGCACGCTGCAAGGACTGGGGGCCGGCGCGGTCCAGCCGGTCGCCTACACGATCATCGGCGATATCTACACGCCGACCGAACGGGCCCGCGTGCAGGGCTTCCTGTCCAGCGTCTTCGGCATTTCCGCCGTGATCGGCCCGTCGCTCGGCGCGTTCCTGGTCGAGCATGTGAGCTGGTCGGCGGTGTTCTGGGTCAATCTGCCGATCGGCGCGCTTGCCATGACCATGCTCGCGGTCTTCTTCCGCGAGCATCTGCAGGCGAAGGCGCCGCGCATCGACTATTTCGCCTCGTTGCTGCTGATGCTGGGAGCGGGCGCGCTGATGATGGCCCTGATCCAGGGCGGCAGTCTCCGTCCCTGGATGCTGGCCGTGTGCATCGTGGTGGGCGTCGCTTCGCTGACAGTGCTGGTGCGCCACGAGCGTCATGTCGAGGCGCCGATGCTGCCGATCCGATTCTGGACCAACCGGGTGATCGCGCTGGGCAATTTCGGCAGCTTCGCCATCGGCATCGTGATGATGAGCGTCAGCGCCTTCCTGCCGACCTACGTCCAGGGCGTGATGGGCCGCAGCGCCGCCGTGACCGGCGTGGTGCTGGGCGCCATGTCGATCAGCTGGGCGGTCGCCAGCACCGCCTCGGGCCGCGTCATGATCCGGACCAGCTATCGCGTGAGCGCGATGTTCGGGGGTGGCATGCTGGTGCTGGGCAGCATCGTCCTGATGGCGATGTCGCCGGCCAGCGGGCCGGTCTGGGCGGGCGCCGGCGCGCTGCTGATCGGCCTCGGCATGGGTTCCTGCAACACGACCTATCTCGTCTCGGTACAGGCCGCGGCGGCGTTGCGCGAGCGCGGCGCGGCGACCGCGTCCAACATGTTCATGCGCATCGTCGGTCAGTCGACCGGTGCGGCGCTGTTCGGGGCGCTGGTGAATATCGGCCTGCTGCACTACGCGCCGCAGGCGGGCGAGGTGGCGGCGCAACTGATGCAGCCTGCCCTGCGCCAGACTCTCGCTGCCGGCGACGTCGCGCTGCTGACCCAGGCAATGGCTGCCGCTTTGAGGAATGTCTATGTCGTGGGCGCGGTGGTGGGTCTCGTCGTCCTCGGCCTCGGTGCCAGCCTGCCGCCCGCGCTCGGCCCGACGACCGAAAGGTCATAG
- a CDS encoding PaaI family thioesterase: MSRGLMKHLAEARKRGDVGRLAEAIPYARWMRIAPENGTGELLTRMRFHDSLIGNTFLPAIHGGTLGAMLEMAAIFHLLWEIETETVPKIVNITVDYLRSARPLDVIASAKVTKQGRRMVNVFAEAWQDDRNRPVATAQAHFLVTADDEPSAL; this comes from the coding sequence GTGAGCCGGGGCCTCATGAAGCACCTCGCCGAGGCGCGCAAGCGGGGCGACGTAGGCCGCCTCGCCGAGGCGATCCCCTATGCGCGCTGGATGCGGATCGCGCCGGAGAACGGCACGGGCGAGCTGCTCACCCGCATGCGCTTCCACGACTCGCTGATCGGCAACACCTTCCTGCCGGCGATCCATGGCGGCACGCTGGGCGCGATGCTGGAGATGGCCGCGATCTTCCATCTCCTGTGGGAGATCGAGACGGAGACCGTGCCGAAGATCGTCAACATCACCGTCGACTATCTGCGCTCGGCGCGGCCGCTCGACGTGATCGCCTCGGCCAAGGTCACCAAGCAGGGACGACGGATGGTGAACGTCTTCGCCGAAGCCTGGCAGGATGACCGCAACAGGCCGGTCGCCACTGCCCAGGCGCATTTCCTGGTGACGGCCGACGACGAGCCGTCGGCTCTATGA
- a CDS encoding PaaI family thioesterase — MAKPLTTPEERIALFQRLFSDTIPHNKALGLKVLAVARGLASMQLDWREELVGNPETRVLAGGPLTAMLDGCCGMAVATMLKEPMPFATLDLRIDYAKPAVPGKPVIAEAECYRITRSVAFTRAFAHQGDPKDPVAAAAGTFMLGTKGKVTPAHLRGRELLGKGAVA, encoded by the coding sequence ATGGCCAAACCCCTGACGACTCCGGAAGAGCGCATCGCGCTGTTCCAGCGTCTCTTCTCCGACACCATCCCGCACAACAAGGCGCTCGGGCTCAAGGTGCTCGCGGTGGCGCGCGGGCTCGCCTCGATGCAGCTCGACTGGCGCGAGGAGCTGGTCGGCAATCCCGAGACGCGCGTGCTGGCGGGCGGGCCGCTGACCGCGATGCTCGACGGCTGCTGCGGCATGGCGGTCGCGACCATGCTCAAGGAACCGATGCCCTTCGCCACGCTCGATCTGCGCATCGATTACGCCAAGCCGGCCGTTCCGGGAAAGCCGGTGATCGCCGAGGCCGAGTGCTATCGCATCACCCGGTCGGTCGCCTTCACCCGCGCCTTCGCTCATCAGGGCGATCCCAAGGATCCTGTGGCGGCCGCGGCCGGCACCTTCATGCTGGGCACCAAGGGCAAGGTGACCCCCGCTCATCTCAGGGGCCGGGAACTGCTGGGCAAGGGAGCGGTCGCGTGA
- a CDS encoding acyl-CoA dehydrogenase family protein — MAAVESRGLPFPQANPPSPFYTEEHEAFRTTVRRFVDREIMPHVDQWDEAEEFPRELYKKASAAGLLQLGFPEEYGGAPTDPFFAIVKSEELARHGSGGINASLNSHTIGAPPIAALGPEWMKRKLLPEILAGEKISALAITEPSGGSDVANLRTTARREGDHYVVNGSKMFITSGVRADYYTVAVRTGGAGAGGVSLLLIEREREGFSRAKLKKMGWWASDTAQLFFDNVRVPTANLIGQENKGFIGIMLNFNQERIGLAAGAYGYAKVCLEEAITYARERHTFGRPLIANQVVRHRLVDMAMRINAVRSTLELLAWRVGQGEKPVAEICMLKNLATSTLEYCANEAMQIFGGAGYLRGAKVERIYRETKVMSIGGGSVEIMKDLAARQMGL; from the coding sequence ATGGCCGCCGTCGAGTCCCGCGGATTGCCGTTCCCGCAGGCCAACCCACCGAGCCCCTTCTACACCGAGGAGCACGAGGCATTCCGCACAACGGTCCGACGCTTCGTCGATCGTGAGATCATGCCTCATGTCGATCAATGGGACGAGGCCGAGGAGTTTCCGCGCGAGCTCTACAAGAAGGCGTCGGCGGCGGGCCTGCTGCAGCTCGGATTTCCGGAGGAATATGGCGGCGCGCCGACGGACCCCTTCTTCGCCATCGTCAAGTCCGAGGAGCTGGCGCGCCACGGCAGCGGCGGCATCAACGCCAGCCTCAACAGCCACACGATCGGCGCTCCGCCGATCGCCGCGCTTGGCCCCGAATGGATGAAGCGCAAGCTGCTGCCCGAGATCCTGGCCGGCGAGAAGATCAGTGCCCTCGCGATCACCGAGCCCAGCGGCGGCTCGGACGTCGCCAACCTCCGGACGACGGCGCGCCGCGAGGGCGATCATTATGTCGTGAACGGCTCCAAGATGTTCATCACCTCCGGCGTCCGCGCCGACTACTACACGGTCGCCGTGCGCACCGGCGGCGCCGGGGCGGGCGGCGTGTCGCTGCTGCTGATCGAGCGCGAGCGCGAAGGTTTCTCGCGCGCCAAGCTCAAGAAGATGGGCTGGTGGGCGTCCGACACGGCCCAGCTCTTCTTCGACAATGTGCGCGTGCCGACCGCCAACCTGATCGGCCAGGAGAACAAGGGCTTCATCGGCATCATGCTGAACTTCAACCAGGAGCGGATCGGCCTCGCGGCCGGCGCCTACGGCTACGCCAAGGTCTGCCTCGAGGAGGCGATCACTTATGCCCGCGAGCGTCATACCTTCGGCAGGCCGCTGATCGCCAACCAAGTCGTGCGCCACCGGCTGGTCGATATGGCGATGCGCATCAACGCGGTGAGGTCGACGCTGGAGCTCCTCGCCTGGCGCGTCGGGCAGGGCGAGAAGCCGGTGGCGGAAATCTGCATGCTGAAGAACCTCGCCACCTCGACGCTGGAATATTGCGCCAACGAGGCGATGCAGATCTTCGGCGGCGCGGGCTACCTGCGCGGCGCCAAGGTCGAGCGCATCTATCGCGAGACCAAGGTCATGTCGATCGGCGGTGGCTCGGTCGAGATCATGAAGGACCTCGCCGCGCGGCAGATGGGGTTGTAG
- a CDS encoding branched-chain amino acid ABC transporter permease: MNGLAVGCIYGLVALGFVLIYKATELVNFAQGDLLMLGAFVAYMAVAWWKLDYWVAFLISGLSVAVFGALLDAVVLRRVIGQPQFAVVMLTIGLGAIFRTFASVTWGSEIYTLPTPFGGVTTIGGVTLSHQYLSIVAGTFLLCGVLYLFFTHTRIGIAMQATSQNQLAAYYMGIPVKLIFSLIWAISAGVAAAAGILLSPVTLIDTNMGLAVALKAFAAAVLGGFGSIPGALVGGIIIGLIELYAGATLSEGLKNTAPYIVMLVVLAIRPQGLFGTLARKKV, from the coding sequence CTGAACGGGCTTGCGGTCGGCTGCATCTATGGTCTGGTCGCGCTTGGCTTCGTGCTGATCTACAAGGCCACGGAGCTGGTGAACTTCGCCCAGGGCGACCTGCTGATGCTGGGCGCCTTCGTCGCCTACATGGCGGTGGCCTGGTGGAAGCTCGACTACTGGGTCGCCTTCCTGATCTCCGGCCTCTCGGTGGCGGTGTTCGGCGCCCTGCTCGACGCCGTCGTGCTGCGCCGCGTGATCGGCCAGCCGCAATTCGCCGTGGTGATGCTGACGATCGGGCTCGGCGCCATCTTCCGCACCTTCGCCAGCGTCACCTGGGGCTCGGAAATCTACACCCTGCCGACGCCCTTCGGCGGCGTCACCACGATCGGCGGCGTTACGCTCAGCCACCAGTATCTTTCGATCGTGGCCGGCACGTTCCTGCTCTGCGGCGTGCTCTATCTCTTCTTCACCCATACCCGCATCGGCATTGCCATGCAGGCGACCTCGCAGAACCAGCTCGCCGCCTACTACATGGGCATCCCGGTGAAGCTGATCTTCTCCCTGATCTGGGCGATATCGGCCGGCGTCGCCGCCGCGGCCGGCATCCTGCTCTCGCCGGTGACGCTGATCGACACCAACATGGGCCTCGCCGTGGCGCTGAAGGCCTTTGCCGCGGCGGTGCTGGGCGGTTTCGGGTCCATTCCGGGAGCCCTCGTGGGCGGCATCATCATCGGGCTGATCGAGCTCTATGCCGGCGCGACCCTGTCGGAGGGGCTTAAGAACACCGCGCCGTATATCGTCATGCTGGTCGTGCTCGCGATCCGGCCGCAGGGCCTGTTCGGCACGCTCGCGCGCAAGAAGGTGTAG
- a CDS encoding branched-chain amino acid ABC transporter permease, which translates to MRFLFKTSYEQDIRLFRDRTDAFWYGLLALLVVGLPFVIDEYYVGETSWVFIYALCGLSLMVLVGYTGLVSLGHAAFLGIGAYAHAYFLQQGLPWVVAMALAVAITTAAGFVVGLPALRMTGIYLAIATLAFAVIIQEVFSRWESVTHGFAGMPVDKPTIFGVSFDDDRSFYFLCLFFLVVALWLTRNLLRAPTGRAWIAIRDSEIAAQSMGVNLAIYKSIAFAYSAGLMGLAGALFAHKIAYLAPDIFTILLSIQFLLLVIVGGLGSLHGAVFGAIFVALLPPVIAILRDSIPESLAGFAAATGIAPIGSLGAAIGAFLSKPGVEAGIFGLILVLVILLEPLGMYGRWLKIKLFFSTFPMYKKATFKRQKSYMRSERLR; encoded by the coding sequence ATGCGGTTCCTGTTCAAGACCTCCTACGAGCAGGATATCCGGCTTTTCCGCGACCGGACCGACGCCTTCTGGTACGGCCTGCTCGCTTTGCTCGTGGTCGGTCTGCCGTTCGTGATCGACGAGTACTATGTCGGCGAGACGAGCTGGGTCTTCATCTATGCGCTGTGCGGCCTCTCGCTGATGGTGCTGGTGGGCTACACCGGCCTCGTCTCGCTGGGCCATGCCGCCTTCCTCGGCATCGGCGCCTACGCCCACGCCTATTTCCTGCAGCAGGGGCTGCCATGGGTGGTGGCGATGGCGCTGGCGGTCGCGATCACCACGGCGGCCGGCTTCGTGGTCGGCCTGCCGGCGCTGCGCATGACCGGCATCTACCTCGCCATCGCCACGCTCGCCTTCGCCGTGATCATCCAGGAAGTGTTCAGCCGCTGGGAGTCGGTCACCCATGGCTTCGCCGGCATGCCGGTCGACAAGCCGACGATCTTCGGCGTTTCCTTCGACGACGACCGGTCGTTCTACTTTCTCTGTCTCTTCTTCCTCGTCGTGGCGCTGTGGCTGACGCGCAATCTCCTGCGCGCGCCGACGGGGCGGGCCTGGATCGCCATCCGCGACAGCGAGATCGCCGCCCAGTCGATGGGCGTCAACCTCGCGATCTACAAGTCCATCGCCTTTGCCTATTCGGCCGGGCTGATGGGGCTGGCCGGCGCCCTGTTCGCCCACAAGATCGCCTACCTCGCGCCCGACATCTTCACCATCCTGCTGTCGATCCAGTTCCTGCTGCTGGTGATCGTGGGCGGGCTGGGCTCGCTGCACGGCGCCGTGTTCGGCGCGATCTTCGTCGCCCTCCTGCCGCCCGTGATCGCCATCCTGCGCGATTCGATTCCGGAAAGCCTCGCCGGCTTCGCAGCCGCCACCGGCATCGCGCCGATCGGCAGCCTGGGCGCTGCGATCGGCGCGTTCCTCTCGAAGCCCGGCGTCGAGGCCGGCATCTTCGGCCTGATCCTGGTGCTGGTGATCCTGCTCGAGCCGCTCGGCATGTATGGCCGCTGGCTCAAGATCAAGCTCTTCTTCTCGACCTTCCCGATGTACAAGAAGGCGACCTTCAAGCGGCAGAAGAGCTACATGCGATCGGAGCGGCTGCGATGA
- a CDS encoding ABC transporter ATP-binding protein, with translation MSLFSADDLSVSFGGIRAVDGVSFAVEKGEVFTIIGPNGAGKTTIFNLVSRIYNPTGGRLLFDGADITTVPPHRIAALGIARTFQNIELFEHATLLQNLLLARHAHKKSGFFSELLFLPSVRRMEVEHRAAVEHVIDFLDLQQYRDSLIVNLPYGVRKVTELARALCTNPRLLLLDEPSSGLNVEETEDMAFWIEDIKTVLGITVLMVEHDMTLVSAVSDRVLALNYGKPLAIGTPREVQNHPDVARAYLGGEA, from the coding sequence ATGAGCCTGTTCAGCGCCGACGATCTTTCGGTCAGCTTCGGCGGCATCCGGGCCGTCGATGGCGTGAGCTTCGCCGTCGAGAAGGGCGAGGTCTTCACCATCATCGGCCCCAACGGCGCGGGCAAGACCACGATCTTCAACCTGGTGAGCCGCATCTACAATCCGACGGGCGGCCGGCTGCTGTTCGACGGCGCCGACATCACGACCGTGCCGCCGCACCGGATCGCCGCCCTCGGCATCGCCCGCACCTTCCAGAACATCGAGCTGTTCGAGCACGCCACGCTCCTGCAGAACCTCCTGCTGGCGCGCCACGCGCACAAGAAGTCGGGCTTCTTCTCCGAGCTCCTGTTCCTGCCGTCGGTGCGGCGCATGGAGGTCGAGCACCGCGCCGCCGTCGAGCATGTGATCGATTTCCTCGACCTGCAGCAATATCGCGACAGCCTGATCGTCAATCTGCCCTACGGCGTGCGCAAGGTGACCGAGCTTGCCCGCGCGCTCTGCACCAACCCCCGGCTGCTGCTGCTCGACGAGCCCTCCTCCGGCCTCAATGTCGAGGAGACCGAGGACATGGCGTTCTGGATCGAGGACATCAAGACGGTGCTGGGAATCACGGTGCTGATGGTCGAGCACGACATGACGCTGGTGTCGGCCGTCTCCGACCGGGTCCTGGCGCTGAACTACGGCAAGCCGCTGGCGATCGGCACGCCGCGCGAGGTCCAGAACCACCCCGACGTCGCCAGGGCCTATCTGGGTGGCGAGGCATGA